One Arvicanthis niloticus isolate mArvNil1 chromosome 13, mArvNil1.pat.X, whole genome shotgun sequence genomic window carries:
- the Nr4a1 gene encoding nuclear receptor subfamily 4immunitygroup A member 1, with translation MPCIQAQYGTPATSPGPCDHLTGDPLALEFSKPTMDLASPETAPTAPATLPSFSTFMDGYTGEFDTFLYQLPGTTQPCSSACSSASSTSSSSSSATSPASASFKFEDFQVYGCYPGTLSGPLDETLSSSGSDYYGSPCSAPSPSTPNFQPSQLSPWDGSFGHFSPSQTYEGLRAWTEQLPKASGPPPPPTFFSFSPPTGPSPSLAQSSLKLFPPSATHQLGEGESYSVPVVFPGLAPTSPNCDTSGILDAPVTSTKARSGASGGSEGRCAVCGDNASCQHYGVRTCEGCKGFFKRTVQKSAKYICLANKDCPVDKRRRNRCQFCRFQKCLAVGMVKEVVRTDSLKGRRGRLPSKPKQPPDASPTNLLTSLIRAHLDSGPSTAKLDYSKFQELVLPRFGKEDAGDVQQFYDLLSGSLDVIRKWAEKIPGFVELSPGDQDLLLESAFLELFILRLAYRSKPGEGKLIFCSGLVLHRLQCARGFGDWIDNILAFSRSLHSLGVDVPAFACLSALVLITDRHGLQDPRRVEELQNRIASCLKEHMATVAGDPQPASCLSRLLGKLPELRTLCTQGLQRIFCLKLEDLVPPPPIVDKIFMDTLSF, from the exons ATGCCCTGTATCCAAGCTCAATATGGAACACCGGCAACGAGCCCAGGACCGTGTGACCACCTGACAGGCGACCCCCTGGCCCTTGAGTTCAGCAAGCCTACCATGGACCTGGCCAGCCCTGAGACAGCACCCACCGCACCCgccacactgcccagcttcagTACCTTCATGGACGGGTACACCGGAGAGTTTGACACCTTCTTGTACCAGCTGCCGGGGACAACCCAGCCATGCTCCTCAGCTTGTTCCTCAGCCTCCTCCAcgtcttcttcctcatcctccgcCACCTCTCCCGCTTCCGCCTCCTTCAAGTTTGAGGACTTCCAGGTGTACGGCTGCTACCCTGGCACCCTGAGTGGCCCATTAGATGAGACCCTGTCCTCCAGTGGCTCTGATTACTATGGTAGCCCCTGCTCAGCCCCCTCACCGTCTACACCCAACTTCCAGCCGTCCCAGCTCTCCCCCTGGGATGGTTCATTTGGCCACTTCTCCCCCAGCCAGACTTACGAAGGCCTTCGGGCATGGACAGAGCAGTTGCCTAAGGCTTCTGGGCCTCCGCCACCTCCAACCTTCTTCTCCTTCAGTCCTCCCACTGGTCCCAGCCCCAGCCTGGCCCAGAGTTCCCTAAAATTGTTCCCACCATCAGCCACCCACCagcttggggagggagagagctATTCCGTTCCAGTTGTTTTCCCGGGCTTGGCACCCACCTCTCCGAACTGTGACACTTCCGGCATTCTGGATGCACCCGTGACATCCACCAAGGCGCGGAGTGGGGCTTCGGGTGGCAGCGAGGGCCGCTGTGCTGTCTGTGGAGACAACGCTTCATGCCAGCATTATGGTGTCCGCACCTGCGAGGGATGCAAAGGCTTCTTCAAG CGCACAGTACAGAAAAGTGCCAAGTACATCTGCCTGGCAAACAAGGACTGCCCTGTGGACAAGAGGCGCCGGAATCGCTGCCAGTTCTGTCGCTTCCAGAAGTGCCTGGCTGTGGGCATGGTGAAGGAAG TTGTCCGGACAGACAGTCTAAAGGGGCGGCGAGGCCGGCTACCTTCCAAACCCAAGCAGCCCCCAGATGCATCTCCTACCAATCTCCTCACTTCCCTCATCCGGGCACACTTGGACTCCGGGCCCAGCACTGCCAAGTTGGACTATTCCAAG TTCCAGGAACTGGTGCTGCCCCGCTTTGGGAAGGAAGATGCCGGTGATGTGCAACAGTTTTATGACTTGCTTTCTGGTTCCCTGGACGTTATCCGAAAGTGGGCAGAAAAGATTCCTGGCTTCGTTGAGCTTTCCCCAGGAGACCAAGACCTGCTGCTAGAGTCCGCCTTCCTGGAGCTCTTCATCCTCCGCCTGGCCTACCG ATCTAAGCCCGGTGAGGGGAAACTCATCTTCTGCTCAGGCCTGGTGCTACACCGGTTACAGTGTGCCCGTGGGTTCGGCGACTGGATTGACAACATTCTAGCCTTCTCACGGTCACTGCACAGCTTGGGTGTTGATGTCCCTGCCTTTGCCTGCTTGTCTGCTCTGGTCCTCATCACTG ATCGACACGGGCTCCAGGACCCTCGGCGGGTAGAGGAGCTGCAGAACCGCATTGCTAGCTGTCTGAAGGAGCACATGGCTACCGTGGCAGGAGACCCACAGCCGGCCAGCTGCCTGTCACGTCTGCTGGGCAAACTGCCTGAGCTTCGGACCCTGTGCACCCAAGGCCTGCAGCGCATCTTTTGCCTCAAGCTGGAGGACTTGGTGCCCCCTCCGCCTATTGTGGACAAGATCTTTATGGACACGTTGTCTTTCTGA